A single region of the Xiphias gladius isolate SHS-SW01 ecotype Sanya breed wild chromosome 17, ASM1685928v1, whole genome shotgun sequence genome encodes:
- the f9b gene encoding coagulation factor IXb, protein MAGVCWLALIGGLLLKVYGLEAEITEENSGAVFVSEQAAHMVLHRQRRYNSGHLEEMLHKDNLERECREELCSMEEAREVFENDEKTLEFWASYIDGDQCKPPPCQNEGVCEDGISTYLCWCKSGFSGKNCEIEVNKQCVINNGGCSHFCVMQEYQPVCLCAAGYKLGPDKKSCEPTGPFSCGHVNLSTPLVTRSIINPRSSNTSETSERNVSFSQILQDDNSDDNLTQSYDYYNILLNDYDPFNVSLASAVDIHSLESDSNSAINPAEVAVDSSKARSISETSPEKELLPSEVFFPILPSITAEPNTDERIVGGHEAKPGEIPWQVSLMYPSVVLGRAESFCGGALLSDLWVITAAHCLVQPGLTTKDFFVRVGEHDLIRTEGPERDYAVAEKHIHHQYNDNKSQFNHDIALLKLANPVELSNERRPICLGPKDFTENILRDSSSSIVSGWGKLKYQGLDATKLQKLAVPYVDRTWCKKSSREHVTRFMFCAGFLNEQMDSCQGDSGGPHATNYKGTWFLTGLVSWGEECAKDGKYGIYTRVSRYYTWISQRTGIQIN, encoded by the exons gagctgtgtttgtgtctgagcaGGCGGCACACATGGTGCTGCATCGCCAGCGCAGGTACAACAGCGGCCATCTTGAAGAAATGCTTCACAAAGATAATCTGGAGCGGGAGTGTAGAGAGGAACTCTGCTCAATGGAGGAGGCCAGGGAGGTCTTTGAGAATGATGAGAAAACT ttggAATTCTGGGCCAGCTACATTG ATGGCGACCAGTGTAAGCCACCCCCCTGCCAGAATGAAGGTGTGTGTGAAGATGGGATCAGCACTTATCTTTGCTGGTGCAAATCAGGCTTCAGTGGCAAGAACTGTGAGATTG AGGTGAACAAGCAGTGTGTGATCAACAATGGTGGTTGCTCCCATTTCTGTGTGATGCAGGAGTATCAgcctgtgtgcttgtgtgcagcTGGTTACAAACTTGGGCCAGACAAGAAGAGCTGTGAACCaacag GACCCTTCAGCTGTGGTCATGTGAACCTCTCCACCCCATTGGTCACCAGGTCCATCATAAACCCACGGTCATCAAACACATCAGAAACCTCTGAAAGGAACGTCAGTTTCAGCCAGATTCTGCAGGATGACAACTCTGATGACAATCTAACACAGTCATATGATTACTACAACATCCTGTTGAATGATTATGACCCGTTCAACGTCTCTTTGGCTTCTGCAGTAGACATACATTCGTTGGAGTCAGATTCAAACTCTGCAATAAATCCAGCTGAGGTTGCTGTGGACAGCAGTAAGGCGAGGAGTATCAGTGAAACATCCCCAGAAAAAGAGCTGCTGCCCTCTGAAGTTTTCTTCCCCATACTGCCCAGTATCACAGCTGAACCCAATACTGATGAGAGGATTGTGGGGGGCCATGAGGCCAAACCTGGAGAAATACCTTGGCAG gtgagCCTGATGTATCCCTCAGTCGTCCTTGGGAGAGCAGAGTCCTTCTGTGGAGGAGCTCTGCTCAGTGATTTATGGGTCATCACTGCTGCCCACTGTCTGGTGCAGCCTGGTCTCACTACAAAAGATTTCTTCGTCAGAGTGG GTGAACACGATTTGATTCGGACTGAGGGTCCAGAGCGAGACTATGCAGTGGCAGAGAAGCATATCCACCACCAGTATAATGACAACAAGTCGCAATTTAACCATGATATTGCGCTGCTGAAGCTTGCCAATCCAGTGGAACTGTCCAACGAACGGCGTCCCATCTGCTTGGGCCCCAAAGACTTTACAGAGAACATACTGAGGGACTCAAGCAGCTCCATAGTGAGCGGCTGGGGAAAGCTGAAGTACCAAGGCCTTGATGCCACCAAACTCCAGAAGCTGGCGGTGCCCTACGTGGACCGCACCTGGTGTAAAAAGAGCAGCCGGGAGCACGTCACACGTTTTATGTTCTGTGCTGGCTTCCTAAATGAACAGATGGATTCGTGCCAGGGGGACAGCGGGGGCCCGCATGCCACCAATTACAAAGGCACTTGGTTCCTGACAGGTCTCGTCAGCTGGGGGGAAGAGTGCGCCAAGGACGGGAAGTATGGCATCTACACTCGAGTCTCACGGTACTACACGTGGATCAGTCAGAGAACAGGAATTCAAATTAACTGA